From a single Bacillus gobiensis genomic region:
- a CDS encoding ABC transporter permease: protein MDLMQILSIIVPATLVYSAPLILTALGGVFSERSGVINIGLEGLMIIGAFSGIVFNIFFAEIFGSATPWVGLLVAMAAGGIFSLILAVAAVTLRSDQTVTGVALNMLALGTTLYFVRLLFDKGQTDKIPVPFYKVNIPYLSEIPFIGKILFSDVYYTSVLAIVLAIIAWYIIYKTPFGLRIRSVGEHPMAADTMGINVFKTRYFAVFISGMFGGLGGAVYATTISLDFSHSTITGQGFIALAALVFGKWNPLGALGAALFFGFAQSLSIIGSLLPFFSGIPNVYMLIAPYVLTILALTGFIGRADAPKANGIPYIKGRR from the coding sequence GTGGATTTGATGCAAATATTATCAATTATTGTTCCTGCTACCCTTGTTTATTCTGCACCGCTTATTTTGACAGCCTTAGGCGGAGTTTTTTCCGAAAGATCAGGTGTCATCAATATCGGTCTTGAGGGGCTAATGATTATCGGAGCTTTTTCAGGCATCGTATTCAACATCTTTTTTGCAGAAATATTCGGTTCGGCAACACCATGGGTAGGCTTGCTCGTTGCAATGGCAGCCGGCGGAATATTCTCCCTCATCCTTGCAGTTGCCGCTGTTACCCTTCGTTCAGACCAGACAGTAACCGGAGTTGCGTTGAATATGCTTGCACTTGGGACCACTCTTTACTTTGTGAGATTACTTTTTGATAAAGGACAAACAGATAAAATTCCTGTACCTTTTTATAAAGTGAACATCCCCTATTTAAGCGAAATACCATTTATCGGGAAGATTCTTTTTTCTGATGTGTACTATACGTCTGTATTAGCCATTGTCCTAGCCATTATTGCTTGGTATATCATTTATAAGACTCCCTTTGGGCTTAGAATACGCTCGGTAGGCGAGCATCCAATGGCCGCTGATACAATGGGAATCAATGTTTTTAAAACAAGATATTTTGCTGTTTTCATCAGCGGGATGTTTGGCGGGCTTGGTGGAGCGGTATACGCGACTACCATTTCTCTTGATTTTAGCCATTCAACAATAACGGGCCAGGGTTTTATCGCATTGGCAGCTCTCGTATTCGGGAAATGGAATCCGCTCGGCGCTCTTGGTGCTGCATTGTTTTTTGGATTTGCCCAAAGCTTAAGCATTATTGGATCATTATTGCCATTCTTCAGCGGAATACCAAATGTCTACATGTTAATTGCTCCATATGTATTGACAATATTGGCGTTGACAGGATTTATCGGACGTGCTGATGCTCCAAAAGCGAATGGCATCCCTTATATTAAAGGCAGAAGATAA
- a CDS encoding 2-hydroxycarboxylate transporter family protein — MIDENLNVFQKLLKWEIGGVISFPVYVILAIIIFLAAYFHQLPNNMLGGFAVIIIIGMLLGDIGQKIPILKNIGGPAILSLFVPSLLVFYEVINPAALAASETLMKTANFLYFYIAALVVGSILGMNRIVLVQGFIRMFIPLIAGTFAAISAGLLVGVLFGRSVYETFFFIIVPIIAGGIGEGILPLSIGYAGTLNVANEQLVSQLIPAAVIGNICAVIAAGLLKSLGEKKPELTGNGRLVKSNKDDAIFNQKEAPLKIDLKLIGAGVLLACSFFVVGGLLEKFVHIPGPILMIILATLVKYMMLLPGKLESGAQQFYKLMSSSFTYPLMVGLGMLYIPLDDVVKVIDLSYVLICATVVISMFSAGWFVGKLMKMFPVDAAIVTGCHSGLGGTGDVAILSASNRMELMPFAQISTRLGGAATVIIATILLRFFN; from the coding sequence ATGATCGATGAAAACCTAAATGTGTTTCAAAAATTATTAAAATGGGAAATTGGCGGAGTTATCTCCTTCCCGGTATATGTCATTTTAGCAATCATCATTTTTTTGGCGGCATATTTTCACCAGCTTCCAAATAATATGCTGGGCGGGTTTGCGGTGATCATAATTATCGGGATGCTTCTTGGCGATATCGGCCAAAAAATCCCCATACTAAAAAATATCGGCGGACCTGCGATCTTGTCCTTATTTGTTCCGTCACTGCTGGTGTTTTATGAGGTAATTAATCCCGCGGCGTTAGCTGCCTCAGAAACATTAATGAAAACAGCTAACTTTTTGTATTTTTATATTGCCGCTTTAGTCGTTGGAAGTATACTAGGAATGAACCGAATTGTCTTAGTGCAAGGTTTCATTCGTATGTTTATCCCTCTAATCGCCGGTACGTTTGCCGCAATTAGTGCGGGACTGTTGGTTGGTGTACTTTTTGGCAGAAGTGTTTATGAGACATTTTTCTTTATTATCGTCCCGATTATCGCAGGAGGCATCGGAGAAGGGATACTTCCGCTGTCGATCGGCTACGCCGGAACCTTAAACGTGGCAAACGAACAGCTCGTTTCTCAGCTTATTCCGGCAGCTGTCATTGGCAACATTTGTGCAGTTATCGCCGCAGGCCTGCTTAAATCGCTTGGCGAAAAAAAGCCTGAACTAACAGGTAATGGCCGTCTCGTAAAATCAAATAAAGATGACGCAATTTTCAATCAAAAAGAAGCTCCATTAAAAATTGATTTAAAGCTAATAGGTGCGGGAGTACTTCTGGCGTGTTCATTCTTTGTCGTTGGCGGACTGCTTGAAAAATTCGTCCACATTCCTGGACCGATCTTAATGATTATTCTTGCAACACTTGTGAAATATATGATGCTCCTTCCTGGGAAACTCGAAAGTGGAGCGCAGCAATTTTACAAGCTAATGTCTTCCAGCTTTACCTATCCGTTAATGGTGGGACTTGGAATGCTTTATATTCCATTAGATGATGTAGTAAAAGTAATTGACTTGTCCTACGTGCTGATCTGCGCTACTGTCGTAATATCGATGTTTAGTGCAGGCTGGTTCGTTGGAAAGCTGATGAAAATGTTCCCTGTCGATGCAGCGATTGTGACTGGCTGCCATAGCGGACTTGGCGGCACAGGAGACGTAGCGATCCTTTCTGCATCAAACCGCATGGAACTTATGCCCTTCGCACAGATTTCTACCCGTCTGGGAGGTGCAGCCACTGTCATTATCGCAACGATTTTATTGAGATTTTTCAACTGA
- a CDS encoding Na+/H+ antiporter subunit A, with the protein MSMLHLAILSPLLFAFFIPFLSKYLRKIHTGWFVLVLPVLLFVYFIQMIKLTMSGIEISRTFDWIPSLGIYFTARVDGLSLLFALLITGIGALVTLYSIYYMSKKKEDLGSFYVYFLMFMGAMLGVVLIDDLLVLYLFWELTSLSSFLLIGFWNQRSRSRYGAAKSLLITVFGGLSMLGGFILLYIMTETFSIHEMMMQADIIAAHPYALPALILILLGAFTKSAQFPFYIWLPDAMEAPTPVSAYLHSATMVKAGLYIVARFTPIFALTSEWMWIVTLTGIFTLFWGSFHAVKQTDLKGILAFSTVSQLGMIMSMLGAGSAAYHYDHFEYYSVAIVAAIFHLINHSTFKGSLFMAAGIIDHETGTRDIRKLGGLMTLMPITFTIALIGTFSMAGLPPFNGFLSKEMFFTSMLHLSEVDIFNFDTYGMLFPVLAWIGSVFTFIYSIRLLFKTFLGKHQPEKLEKAAHEAPLGMLISPVILASLAIVIFFFPSLIAYTLIQPAVSAILPGLLKEGEYFDVHITWWHGLFSPELLMTIAIVVIGIIAYATLPKWKRIYRAFPDRLSLNNAYDHLLAGLQKTSSKITKTYMTGFLRDYLNYIFVFFILMLGGTLIFTGSFAFQTKGLANIGVYEMILSLVMVISALTTILARSRLAAIIALGVVGYSLALFFVIFRAPDLALTQLIIETISVALFLLCFYHLPKLRFKPKTVRFKLTNLIISAGVGLVVTLIAIAAQSQRSSESIADFFIENSYKLAGGKNIVNVILVDFRGFDTLFEITVLVIAALGIYGLLNLQVNKEGEER; encoded by the coding sequence ATGTCAATGCTGCATCTCGCCATTTTGTCACCGCTTCTGTTTGCTTTTTTTATCCCCTTCTTATCGAAATATTTACGTAAAATACATACTGGTTGGTTTGTCCTTGTCCTTCCTGTGCTGTTATTTGTTTATTTTATTCAAATGATCAAGTTAACAATGAGCGGAATTGAAATTTCGAGAACCTTCGATTGGATTCCGTCACTCGGGATTTATTTTACAGCGAGAGTAGACGGACTGAGTCTGCTGTTTGCTCTTTTGATTACGGGGATAGGAGCATTAGTGACACTTTATAGTATCTATTACATGTCTAAGAAAAAAGAAGATTTAGGGTCATTTTATGTTTATTTCCTAATGTTCATGGGAGCAATGCTCGGGGTAGTACTAATCGATGACCTTCTCGTATTGTATTTATTTTGGGAGCTCACTAGCTTGTCGTCCTTCCTGTTAATCGGTTTTTGGAATCAACGCAGTCGTTCCCGATATGGCGCAGCAAAATCATTATTAATTACTGTATTTGGCGGATTGTCAATGCTTGGCGGATTCATTTTGTTGTACATAATGACAGAAACCTTCAGCATTCACGAAATGATGATGCAGGCAGACATCATAGCCGCACATCCTTACGCACTGCCGGCATTGATTCTGATCCTATTAGGTGCTTTTACAAAATCTGCACAATTTCCTTTTTACATCTGGCTGCCGGACGCAATGGAAGCCCCGACACCAGTCAGTGCTTACCTGCACTCTGCGACGATGGTTAAGGCAGGTCTTTATATTGTTGCCAGATTCACTCCTATCTTTGCTTTAACCTCAGAATGGATGTGGATTGTTACGCTGACAGGTATATTTACGCTATTCTGGGGGTCGTTTCATGCTGTGAAACAAACGGATCTGAAAGGGATTCTCGCCTTTTCAACTGTCAGCCAGCTCGGAATGATAATGAGTATGCTCGGCGCCGGTTCTGCAGCTTACCATTATGACCATTTTGAATATTACTCAGTTGCAATTGTGGCTGCTATTTTTCATTTAATTAATCACTCAACCTTTAAAGGAAGTCTCTTTATGGCGGCGGGAATCATTGATCATGAAACCGGAACAAGAGATATTCGCAAGCTTGGCGGTCTTATGACCCTCATGCCCATTACCTTTACAATTGCATTAATTGGAACATTTTCAATGGCCGGGCTCCCCCCTTTTAATGGATTTTTAAGTAAAGAAATGTTTTTTACAAGTATGCTTCACCTGTCCGAAGTTGATATTTTCAATTTTGATACGTACGGAATGCTTTTCCCAGTGCTTGCTTGGATTGGCAGTGTATTCACTTTCATATACAGTATTCGACTATTGTTTAAAACATTTTTAGGGAAGCATCAGCCAGAAAAATTAGAAAAAGCGGCCCATGAAGCTCCTCTTGGGATGCTGATCTCACCGGTTATTTTGGCATCACTTGCGATTGTTATTTTTTTCTTTCCAAGTTTGATTGCCTATACTCTGATTCAACCTGCTGTATCAGCAATTTTGCCGGGGCTTCTGAAGGAAGGAGAATATTTCGATGTTCATATTACCTGGTGGCACGGATTATTCTCGCCTGAACTTCTTATGACAATCGCAATTGTTGTAATTGGAATAATCGCTTACGCAACATTGCCTAAGTGGAAAAGGATCTACCGTGCATTTCCTGACAGGCTCTCATTAAACAATGCGTACGACCATCTGTTGGCGGGACTGCAGAAAACATCAAGTAAGATTACAAAAACGTATATGACGGGATTTTTAAGAGATTATTTAAATTATATTTTTGTTTTCTTTATTCTTATGCTTGGCGGAACGCTCATTTTTACCGGAAGCTTTGCTTTTCAAACGAAAGGTTTGGCAAATATCGGGGTTTACGAAATGATCTTGTCTCTAGTCATGGTTATATCAGCTTTGACGACTATCTTAGCCAGGTCCCGCTTAGCGGCCATTATCGCCTTGGGAGTCGTGGGGTATTCACTCGCGTTATTCTTTGTTATCTTTCGAGCACCTGACTTGGCGCTTACTCAGCTGATTATCGAGACCATTTCAGTCGCCTTGTTCTTGCTGTGCTTTTACCATTTGCCAAAGCTAAGGTTCAAACCGAAAACAGTAAGGTTTAAACTGACGAATTTGATCATATCAGCGGGTGTTGGTCTCGTTGTCACTTTAATTGCTATTGCAGCGCAAAGCCAAAGATCTTCAGAAAGCATTGCAGATTTTTTTATAGAAAACAGCTACAAGCTGGCTGGCGGCAAGAATATCGTAAACGTCATTCTCGTCGATTTTAGAGGATTTGATACGTTATTTGAGATAACTGTGCTCGTTATCGCCGCTCTTGGAATTTACGGACTGCTTAACCTGCAAGTAAACAAGGAGGGAGAAGAGAGATGA
- a CDS encoding Na(+)/H(+) antiporter subunit B — translation MNGHDTNDLILQTITKVTSFIILLFSFHLFLAGHNNPGGGFIGGLMTSSAIVLLLLAYDLKTVRQALPINFIYVAAAGLLIAILTGVGSFLFNVPFLSHSFGYFQLPILGKTELATAVLFDIGVYLVVVGITMTIIQTIGEKE, via the coding sequence ATGAACGGACACGATACAAACGATTTGATACTGCAAACCATCACAAAGGTAACTAGTTTCATCATCCTTCTTTTTTCTTTTCATTTGTTTTTAGCAGGCCATAATAACCCCGGCGGCGGATTCATTGGAGGGTTAATGACATCATCAGCTATCGTTCTGCTATTGCTCGCTTATGATCTGAAAACCGTTAGACAAGCTCTGCCAATTAATTTTATTTACGTGGCTGCTGCCGGTTTATTAATTGCGATTTTAACAGGGGTCGGATCATTTCTGTTTAATGTTCCGTTTTTGTCCCATTCATTTGGGTATTTTCAGCTGCCTATTCTCGGTAAAACGGAGCTTGCAACAGCGGTGCTTTTTGATATCGGGGTTTATCTTGTCGTTGTAGGCATCACAATGACCATTATTCAAACGATTGGAGAGAAAGAATAG
- a CDS encoding Na(+)/H(+) antiporter subunit C: MEILMSIVIGIIFMTATYLMLSKSLLRVIVGTALLSHGVHLLLLTMGGLKRGAAPILDKGTSSYVDPLPQALILTAIVISFGVTSLLLVMAFRGYQELKTDDMDVMRGNDQNE; encoded by the coding sequence GTGGAAATTTTAATGTCAATTGTTATTGGAATTATTTTTATGACAGCAACCTACCTTATGCTGAGTAAGAGCTTGCTGCGAGTCATTGTGGGTACAGCTCTTCTCAGCCACGGAGTACATTTGCTGCTCTTAACCATGGGCGGCTTAAAAAGAGGAGCGGCACCTATCCTTGATAAAGGAACATCTTCTTACGTCGATCCGCTCCCTCAAGCTTTAATATTAACAGCCATTGTCATTTCGTTTGGAGTCACTTCTTTGCTGCTGGTCATGGCTTTTCGCGGCTATCAAGAGTTAAAGACAGACGACATGGATGTAATGAGGGGAAATGATCAGAATGAATAA
- a CDS encoding Na+/H+ antiporter subunit D, whose translation MNNFVILPILLPLLAAVLLIFMNKNILLQRWFSALASFAAVIVAGLLVQSVFTDGIQTLYVGGWEAPFGITLVADQFASLLVLTTAIIGFLTILYSFRTIGKGREKYFYYPAVQFLLVGVSGAFLTGDIFNLFVFFEVLLMASYVLIVLGGTKIQLRESLKYIVVNIISSALFVIAVAYLYAVTGTLNMADLSVRISEMQDTGIITVISILFLIVFGLKGAIFPLYFWLPGSYYAPPAPVAVLFGALLTKVGVYAITRVFTLIFTQDTGFTHEVLMWMSALTILFGVIGSLAYWDVQKIIIYNIITAVGVILIGVAANTPAALQGSIYYLLHDMIIKAALFMLGGILFVIAGTNNLKKMGGLIKRYPLAGWLFLISAVSLAGIPPFSGFVGKLKIAEGTFTAGRFGMALLVLLSSLLVLYSIVKIFIFAFWGEEKDMDKEEKPDIKKMVYPVVLVLLLSLAIGVGTEFAAPYIHQAADTLQYPQKYIEAVLKE comes from the coding sequence ATGAATAATTTCGTGATACTGCCAATATTACTACCGCTTTTAGCAGCTGTGCTATTAATATTTATGAACAAAAATATTTTGCTACAGAGATGGTTCAGTGCGCTTGCATCCTTTGCAGCTGTTATTGTTGCAGGACTACTTGTACAATCTGTCTTTACAGACGGGATACAGACTTTATATGTGGGAGGCTGGGAAGCCCCTTTTGGAATCACACTGGTCGCTGATCAGTTTGCAAGCCTACTGGTTCTGACTACTGCCATTATTGGGTTTCTCACTATCCTATATTCCTTTCGTACAATCGGAAAAGGGAGAGAAAAATATTTTTACTATCCTGCCGTTCAGTTTTTATTGGTCGGTGTAAGCGGAGCATTTTTAACCGGAGATATTTTTAACCTATTTGTATTTTTTGAAGTTTTGCTTATGGCTTCCTATGTTTTAATCGTGCTGGGCGGTACGAAGATTCAGCTTCGGGAATCTCTGAAATATATCGTTGTGAATATCATTTCTTCCGCTCTCTTTGTCATAGCAGTCGCTTATTTGTATGCCGTAACGGGTACGTTGAATATGGCCGATTTAAGTGTAAGAATTTCGGAAATGCAAGACACAGGTATCATAACTGTCATTTCTATTTTGTTCTTAATTGTTTTCGGATTAAAAGGAGCCATCTTCCCTCTGTACTTCTGGTTACCCGGCTCATATTACGCTCCGCCGGCACCAGTTGCTGTCCTTTTTGGCGCACTGCTCACAAAGGTAGGAGTCTATGCAATTACGAGAGTATTTACGCTAATTTTCACACAGGATACCGGATTTACCCATGAAGTTCTAATGTGGATGTCTGCACTCACCATTCTATTTGGCGTCATTGGCTCTCTCGCATACTGGGATGTACAAAAAATTATTATTTATAATATTATTACGGCAGTAGGTGTCATTCTTATCGGTGTAGCGGCAAACACACCTGCTGCCCTGCAAGGATCCATCTATTATTTGCTGCATGACATGATTATTAAAGCGGCTCTGTTTATGCTCGGAGGTATTTTGTTTGTTATTGCCGGAACGAACAATCTGAAGAAAATGGGAGGTTTGATCAAAAGATATCCATTGGCTGGCTGGCTTTTTCTTATCTCAGCAGTTTCACTCGCCGGAATCCCCCCTTTCAGCGGATTTGTCGGTAAGCTGAAAATTGCCGAGGGTACGTTTACAGCCGGTCGATTTGGAATGGCGTTGCTTGTCTTGCTATCGAGTCTTCTCGTCCTTTATTCGATCGTAAAAATATTTATATTCGCCTTTTGGGGAGAGGAAAAAGACATGGACAAGGAGGAGAAACCTGATATTAAAAAAATGGTTTATCCTGTTGTTCTTGTTTTGCTCCTTTCACTCGCAATTGGTGTCGGAACAGAGTTTGCAGCGCCTTATATTCATCAGGCAGCGGATACACTTCAATACCCGCAAAAATACATTGAAGCTGTTTTGAAGGAGTAG
- a CDS encoding Na+/H+ antiporter subunit E — protein sequence MAYQILLNVLLACCWMFLIDTYSGTSFFIGYVLGILCLLIMRRFFSERLYLMKAWAIVKLLIIFIKEVIIANISVLKTILSPKSNYKPGIFAFRTELRNEWEITVLSSMITLTPGTLVIDISDDRSILYIHAMDIDDAEKAIHDIRVSFELGIMEVSR from the coding sequence ATGGCATATCAAATTTTATTAAATGTTCTTCTCGCCTGTTGCTGGATGTTTTTAATTGATACTTACTCAGGGACCAGCTTCTTTATTGGTTACGTTTTAGGTATACTTTGCTTGCTGATTATGCGCAGATTTTTTTCTGAACGATTATACTTGATGAAAGCCTGGGCAATCGTGAAGCTGCTTATTATCTTTATTAAAGAAGTGATTATAGCAAATATTAGTGTATTAAAAACGATTCTGTCACCAAAATCAAACTACAAGCCCGGAATTTTTGCCTTTCGTACAGAATTGAGAAACGAATGGGAAATCACGGTTCTTTCATCAATGATTACTCTTACTCCAGGTACGCTTGTCATTGACATCTCTGATGATCGCTCAATTCTTTATATTCATGCCATGGATATCGATGATGCGGAAAAAGCGATCCACGACATTCGTGTATCTTTTGAACTAGGCATCATGGAGGTGAGCCGCTAA
- a CDS encoding Na(+)/H(+) antiporter subunit F1 translates to MFELIIYTALGILALSTFLYVIRVIKGPTVPDRVVALDSIGINLIAITGLLCILLNTSVFLDIILLFGILAFIGTVAFSKFLEKGEIIENDRRR, encoded by the coding sequence ATGTTTGAGCTAATCATTTACACAGCATTGGGAATATTAGCATTGTCTACGTTTTTATATGTGATACGTGTAATTAAAGGGCCAACTGTTCCAGATCGCGTCGTCGCCTTGGATTCGATCGGAATCAATTTAATCGCCATTACCGGCCTGTTATGTATATTACTCAATACGAGTGTCTTTTTAGATATCATTCTATTGTTTGGAATACTGGCGTTTATTGGGACCGTAGCTTTTTCAAAATTTCTTGAGAAAGGAGAAATCATCGAGAATGATCGTCGCCGCTAA
- the mnhG gene encoding monovalent cation/H(+) antiporter subunit G — MIVAAKILIAYLIIQGALLCLIAAVGTLRLPDVYTRMHASSKGATLGVASVLLGVFFYYWFINGVFSGKVLLGIVFIFLTVPVGSHLLGRAAYSVGVKLDKRSVQDDYKGHRNFVIKHKDDSYL; from the coding sequence ATGATCGTCGCCGCTAAAATATTAATTGCTTATCTCATCATTCAAGGTGCTTTGCTTTGTTTAATCGCTGCTGTAGGAACATTAAGGCTGCCTGATGTTTATACGAGAATGCATGCTTCCTCGAAGGGGGCTACGCTTGGAGTAGCCAGCGTACTGCTCGGCGTATTCTTTTATTATTGGTTCATAAATGGCGTCTTCTCCGGAAAAGTCCTGCTGGGCATTGTTTTTATATTTTTAACAGTGCCGGTTGGCTCCCATCTGCTGGGAAGAGCTGCCTACAGTGTCGGCGTTAAGCTCGATAAACGAAGTGTTCAAGATGATTACAAAGGCCATCGAAATTTTGTCATCAAACATAAGGATGATTCTTATCTTTAA
- a CDS encoding hotdog fold thioesterase, producing MDFQNTMMEALGIEMEECSPERCVATMPVDHRTRQPFGQLHGGASVALAETVASFGASQLIDQEKQACVGLEINANHIKSVQSGIVRAEATPLHIGRSTIVYQIEIKDENHRLICISRCTMAIITKR from the coding sequence ATGGATTTTCAAAATACAATGATGGAAGCGCTCGGGATTGAGATGGAGGAATGCTCTCCAGAGCGCTGTGTAGCTACTATGCCTGTTGATCACAGGACGCGGCAGCCTTTTGGACAGCTGCATGGCGGGGCTTCTGTCGCGCTGGCGGAAACTGTGGCAAGCTTCGGAGCATCCCAGCTCATTGATCAGGAAAAACAAGCTTGCGTTGGGCTCGAAATCAATGCCAACCATATAAAATCCGTTCAGTCTGGCATTGTGCGGGCTGAAGCAACCCCATTACATATAGGAAGAAGCACTATCGTTTATCAAATTGAAATCAAGGACGAGAATCATCGGCTGATTTGTATTTCGAGATGTACGATGGCGATTATCACCAAACGCTAA
- a CDS encoding response regulator transcription factor, whose product MKKLLVIDDHPAVMEGTKAILETNQEYVVDCLNPHSSEDEFVKNNDFSLYDVILMDLNLGNVNGIDLTKKILEAYPSCKIVVYTGYEVDDYFDEAIKAGMYGAISKAESKEKIIKYISHVIDNEILVPFPYLKQLITHKKSKSQNNNEHELLTERECLILQEVEQGLTNQEIADVLHLSKRSIEYSLTSIFNKLNVGSRTEAVLIAKSEGVLDS is encoded by the coding sequence ATGAAAAAATTACTGGTTATTGATGATCATCCGGCTGTTATGGAAGGGACAAAAGCAATACTTGAGACGAATCAGGAATATGTAGTTGACTGTCTTAATCCCCATTCCAGTGAAGATGAATTCGTGAAAAATAATGATTTTTCATTATATGATGTCATTTTAATGGATCTGAATCTCGGAAATGTGAATGGAATCGATCTGACAAAAAAGATATTGGAAGCGTATCCTTCATGTAAGATCGTCGTTTATACTGGATATGAGGTTGATGATTATTTTGATGAGGCGATTAAAGCCGGAATGTATGGAGCCATCAGCAAAGCGGAATCGAAGGAGAAAATTATTAAATACATATCTCATGTCATAGATAATGAGATTTTAGTTCCGTTTCCCTATTTAAAACAGCTAATTACTCATAAAAAATCGAAATCACAGAATAATAATGAGCACGAGCTATTAACGGAAAGAGAATGCCTGATTCTTCAGGAGGTTGAACAGGGATTGACGAATCAAGAAATTGCGGATGTTCTTCATTTAAGCAAGAGATCGATTGAATATAGCCTTACGTCAATTTTTAACAAGCTAAATGTGGGATCACGAACAGAAGCCGTCTTAATTGCTAAATCTGAAGGCGTACTCGATTCGTAA